The genomic stretch ttttaggcctctgcgtttccccaaacttcagatattcgtcgaaatgtttcgcagaaatttacagagcccagtatgaaaacgccatattggtgtacctcagtggtacaccaatatggcggccggaaaatagtgtaaacatttggaactgactttggctatctaggcgactgattatcactactgaaaaaacaagcatttacataagcacttttcctaatgctctaacttctaaaagggctcaaaatcatgagataagtatatatttttcaacaaacttgatcgtagctttgtgtcacgcacctacataatccggaaattcaaaatgctctggtttccaaacgaagcacgctattgagctgtgaaattgtcaacagatatagatatgccgcctcttatgcctgatgaggataaaaactttggtggatctttagttttagattttggaaggtgatgacgtcacgtgaaaacgatctattggtTGCTGAAACGATACGAGTCCGTTCAACTGACCGAGACAGGAAGTGACAAATTTAGCTAGATTAAATGAATGTAATCCATAGTAGAACGCAGATCCCGGTCTTCTCATTTTATGGTTAATAGATATAATATAATAAGAGTAGATTTAACTTGAATGTGGGCTGCTTCACTCGTAACTGCTCCTTCCGTACATTTTTATGAAATTACCAAAAAACTGCCATAGATTTTTACTAATAGTTTTTACTAATCCACGAAGATATCGTTCtcagcaaaaatatgaaataagaATTAGCGGTCACCgtactcgttcaggagaaaatagccattccttgacggatTAAGCTTGGGGTCAATTAAAATCCACCATTTTATCAGTGTGCGCGAGCTAATGCGCACGCCAATGATGCCAGGAATTATGCGCAGTAGAGTTGCGCAATAAAAAACCAGGAAATCACCTTAAGCTTTTCAGACACGGTTACGGTTAAACTACATTGAGGAAACAGACATTAAATACTTGCCCGTCTTTTTGGTAACAGCCGGCCCTTGGACGAAACATTATATTGACTTCTGTTACCAAGGAATCTCCTGAAGTGTAATTTACTTACGTTGCTTCTCCTCATGCTAGGTTCCAGACCCTAACTTTCCTTTTCTTGGGGTCCATTTCACCCCGCGTATTGATGGCAGCGTTTGGCTTGGCCCCAATGCAGTATTGGCTTTCGCAAGGGAAGGATACAAACTCACAGATGTAAACTTCTCAGACTTAATAGATGCATTGGGATATCGGTATGTTGCTTTGCCGAAAGGGCATCTTTGTGTTAAATCATACTCGTACATCATACATTATTTGAAAGACATAATTTGCGACTCTGTCCCCGATCTTGCACATGAAAGGAAAAGTCGTCGGAAATGCGGCTGCCTCACTCTGATGAAAACATTATTTCAGTTTAAGTTGAGATTAATGGTCGTAACAGTGGTTACGAGGAGGATTTGAATGACTTGTTACTGATTGTTTCAGGGGGCTGAGAAAGCTGATGTTCCAGTATTTTACGTTTGGAGTTGGGGAATATTACAGAGGAATTTTCATATCAGCTCAAGTCAAGCAACTACAAAGATACATTCCTAGTCTTAAAGTCCAGGATGTAGAGAGGTAAGAGAAACGTAAAATAAGCTGTTCGCGATGAGTATTGGATAATagagaccttaagcaaggacgacgacgacggctacgagaacgtagtctaaaaatattatttcccgttactgtattaattttgcgattactccatgttgctcggcttggaaagtgtgaatgcacaatccaagaataaaattgatgagtACGGTGTGAATAtttagaaagaaaattgaaaattcatcgtcaggtgctctcgtcctccacatg from Montipora capricornis isolate CH-2021 chromosome 12, ASM3666992v2, whole genome shotgun sequence encodes the following:
- the LOC138025674 gene encoding L-2-hydroxyglutarate dehydrogenase, mitochondrial-like, coding for MEQLVEIRGICHERETVFDYLEASIFPVPDPNFPFLGVHFTPRIDGSVWLGPNAVLAFAREGYKLTDVNFSDLIDALGYRGLRKLMFQYFTFGVGEYYRGIFISAQVKQLQRYIPSLKVQDVERGPAGVRAQAMDLEGNLVEDFVFDGGAGDIGSRVLHVRNAPSPGATSSLAIAKMVAEKVQERFNL